Proteins found in one Salmo salar chromosome ssa26, Ssal_v3.1, whole genome shotgun sequence genomic segment:
- the pigb gene encoding GPI mannosyltransferase 3 isoform X1, translating to MEKIRARLNIGSKAEPVKLRKRKSQLYSKEETCPLDNGVLGVHFTVFTVVFRLINCFLVQTSFVPDEYWQSLEVAHLMVFDYGYLTWEWTAGIRGFSYPLFFAAIYKILHFFTCDAVQLLVWLPRVVQALLSALADIKLYCLIQSLEHSDVAKWTYLCQLCSWFTWYCCTRTLTNTMETTLTTLALYYYPLPGSKTHSSTKYLILVALAVIVRPTALIVWLPLLVYHFWQEDNKLKLITHLCLPIGALTLGISTLIDCIFYGKWTLVQYNFLKFNVFHNVAEFYGSHPWHWYFTQGFVVVIGPHLPFFLYGCTLASKRYRILLITIVWTVMVYSCLAHKEFRFIYPVLPFCMVFCGIALVNLRTWRRPAACALLVSNLVPALYTGLLHQRGTLDVIGHLQTLCDDSDPSTPPLPEVLFLMPCHSTPFYSHIHCPMKMRFLECPPDLTGDESYVDEAERFFADPHHWLRTSFPYKSMLPTHLVFFDVLEMELSTFLDGNRFMRSTEIFHTHVPEGRVGKSILVYQRH from the exons ATGGAAAAGATTCGTGCACGCTTAAATATCGGAAGTAAAGCAGAGCCTGTTAAACTGAGGAAACGAAAATCCCAACTATATAGTAAAGAAGAAACATGTCCTCTTGATAATG GTGTATTGGGGGTCCATTTCACTGTCTTCACTGTGGTATTTCGTCTCATCAACTGCTTCCTGGTCCAGACCAGCTTTGTCCCAGATGAATACTGGCAGTCCCTTGAAGTCGCTCATCTTATGGTTTTTGA CTATGGCTATTTGACGTGGGAGTGGACAGCAGGTATAAGAGGGTTCTCCTACCCTCTCTTCTTTGCAGCTATATATAAGATATTGCACTTCTTCACCTGTGACGCAGTTCAACTCTTG GTATGGCTACCTCGAGTTGTGCAGGCACTGCTTTCTGCATTGGCTGATATTAAACTCTACTGTCTTATCCAATCACTGGAGCATTCTGACGTTGCCAAATGGACG TACCTCTGCCAGCTCTGTTCTTGGTTCACATGGTACTGCTGCACCAGGACCCTGACCAACACCATGGAGACCACACTCACAACTCTggctctctattactatcctctgcctggctctaaaacacacagcag TACAAAATATTTGATCCTGGTTGCTTTGGCAGTCATTGTTCGTCCGACAGCCTTGATTGTGTGGCTTCCTCTGTTGGTTTACCACTTCTGGCAGGAAGATAACAAGCTGAAACTCATAACTCACCTTTGCCTTCCCATTGG GGCTTTAACTCTTGGGATTTCAACACTGATTGACTGCATTTTCTATGGAAAG TGGACCCTGGTGCAGTACAACTTCCTTAAGTTTAATGTTTTTCACAACGTGGCTGAGTTCTATGGCTCTCATCCATGGCACTGGTACTTTACTCAGGGCTTTGTGGTTGTCATTGGCCCTCATCTTCCTTTCTTCCTGTATGGATGCACACTGGCTTCAAAAAGATACAGAATATTGTTAATAACAATAGTCTGGACAGTAATGGTTTACAG TTGTCTGGCGCACAAGGAGTTCAGATTCATCTACCCTGTTTTGCCTTTCTGCATGGTATTTTGTG GGATAGCTTTGGTGAATCTGAGAACCTGGAGACGGCCTGCCGCATGCGCCTTATTGGTCTCCAACCTAGTCCCAGCCCTGTACACAGGTCTGCTTCACCAGCGAGGCACACTGGATGTCATAGGTCACCTCCAGACCCTGTGTGACGACAGCGATCCTTCAACACCTCCACTGCCTGAAGTCCTCTTTCTAATGCCCTGTCACTCTACACCTTTCTACAG TCACATCCACTGTCCAATGAAGATGCGTTTCCTAGAATGTCCACCAGATCTCACAGGAGACGAGAGCTATGTCGATGAAGCTGAGAGATTCTTCGCTGATCCTCATCATTGGTTGAGGACCTCATTTCCTTATAAGTCAATGCTGCCAACCCACCTGGTGTTCTTTGATGTTCTGGAGATG GAGCTCTCCACATTCTTGGACGGGAATAGATTTATGAGAAGTACAGAAATATTCCACACTCACGTTCCTGAAGGACGAGTTGGAAAAAGCATCCTAGTTTATCAAAGGCACTGA
- the pigb gene encoding GPI mannosyltransferase 3 isoform X2: MEKIRARLNIGSKAEPVKLRKRKSQLYSKEETCPLDNGVLGVHFTVFTVVFRLINCFLVQTSFVPDEYWQSLEVAHLMVFDYGYLTWEWTAGIRGFSYPLFFAAIYKILHFFTCDAVQLLVWLPRVVQALLSALADIKLYCLIQSLEHSDVAKWTYLCQLCSWFTWYCCTRTLTNTMETTLTTLALYYYPLPGSKTHSSTKYLILVALAVIVRPTALIVWLPLLVYHFWQEDNKLKLITHLCLPIGALTLGISTLIDCIFYGKWTLVQYNFLKFNVFHNVAEFYGSHPWHWYFTQGFVVVIGPHLPFFLYGCTLASKRYRILLITIVWTVMVYSCLAHKEFRFIYPVLPFCMVFCGIALVNLRTWRRPAACALLVSNLVPALYTGLLHQRGTLDVIGHLQTLCDDSDPSTPPLPEVLFLMPCHSTPFYRMSTRSHRRRELCR, translated from the exons ATGGAAAAGATTCGTGCACGCTTAAATATCGGAAGTAAAGCAGAGCCTGTTAAACTGAGGAAACGAAAATCCCAACTATATAGTAAAGAAGAAACATGTCCTCTTGATAATG GTGTATTGGGGGTCCATTTCACTGTCTTCACTGTGGTATTTCGTCTCATCAACTGCTTCCTGGTCCAGACCAGCTTTGTCCCAGATGAATACTGGCAGTCCCTTGAAGTCGCTCATCTTATGGTTTTTGA CTATGGCTATTTGACGTGGGAGTGGACAGCAGGTATAAGAGGGTTCTCCTACCCTCTCTTCTTTGCAGCTATATATAAGATATTGCACTTCTTCACCTGTGACGCAGTTCAACTCTTG GTATGGCTACCTCGAGTTGTGCAGGCACTGCTTTCTGCATTGGCTGATATTAAACTCTACTGTCTTATCCAATCACTGGAGCATTCTGACGTTGCCAAATGGACG TACCTCTGCCAGCTCTGTTCTTGGTTCACATGGTACTGCTGCACCAGGACCCTGACCAACACCATGGAGACCACACTCACAACTCTggctctctattactatcctctgcctggctctaaaacacacagcag TACAAAATATTTGATCCTGGTTGCTTTGGCAGTCATTGTTCGTCCGACAGCCTTGATTGTGTGGCTTCCTCTGTTGGTTTACCACTTCTGGCAGGAAGATAACAAGCTGAAACTCATAACTCACCTTTGCCTTCCCATTGG GGCTTTAACTCTTGGGATTTCAACACTGATTGACTGCATTTTCTATGGAAAG TGGACCCTGGTGCAGTACAACTTCCTTAAGTTTAATGTTTTTCACAACGTGGCTGAGTTCTATGGCTCTCATCCATGGCACTGGTACTTTACTCAGGGCTTTGTGGTTGTCATTGGCCCTCATCTTCCTTTCTTCCTGTATGGATGCACACTGGCTTCAAAAAGATACAGAATATTGTTAATAACAATAGTCTGGACAGTAATGGTTTACAG TTGTCTGGCGCACAAGGAGTTCAGATTCATCTACCCTGTTTTGCCTTTCTGCATGGTATTTTGTG GGATAGCTTTGGTGAATCTGAGAACCTGGAGACGGCCTGCCGCATGCGCCTTATTGGTCTCCAACCTAGTCCCAGCCCTGTACACAGGTCTGCTTCACCAGCGAGGCACACTGGATGTCATAGGTCACCTCCAGACCCTGTGTGACGACAGCGATCCTTCAACACCTCCACTGCCTGAAGTCCTCTTTCTAATGCCCTGTCACTCTACACCTTTCTACAG AATGTCCACCAGATCTCACAGGAGACGAGAGCTATGTCGATGA